A region of the bacterium genome:
TACGTAGGGACTCATGTTGCGCAACATTTGCTCATCGACTTGGCGACCACACACTGACACGACAGTGCCGTCTTTGATGTGTGGCGCGAAGTCTCGTGCCAGCTCGGCGCATGCTCTCGTGAGCTCTGGCGGCAGCCCCTCGTCGGCGCTGAGCTGTCCGGGGTCGAAAGAGACCCCATTCTCCAGGCAGCCCCAAGTGAGAGCACGGTAGAGATCGCCACTACTCAGCCATTCGATACCGAGCAGCGCACTGATCCGTTTGGAGAGGCTGGAAGTACCTGTTCCAGCACCGCCGTCGATGGTGATGACCACCTTATTCATCGGAACCTCTTTCTGTAGGTGCAATTATCCGTACGATAATATAATCAAATAGTAAAATAATCAATAGACTAGCTTTATATCTAGACAATTTTAGTCAGATCTGATAACATAATCAATCGTTATGGCTAAGAAACAAGCACGCCAACTCATAGTACTGAAGAACCCAGAAACGGGTACTTTGTATTACACGAAGAAGAATGCAACCTCGACACCGGATAAGCTAACGATGAAGAAGTACGATAAGAAAATCCGCAAAGTTGCAGAATTCGTCGAAAGCAAAGTCAAGCTCGGCTAGACTCGGCACTGTAAGCATAATCTATTTGACACTACACTGCTGCGCGGTGTAGTTTTGTCATATATGAAATACATTCAGCGACTCGGGTATGGTCTGTGCCTCGTGCTGTTGGTAACTGCATTTACTGGGTCGGTTCAGGCTCATAATGGCAGTCATCCAGAAGGTGAAGGTCATGCAGATAAATCGACTGCGGTATCTTCGACAGCAACAAACACCCCGGGGCTCGATGACAAACGTGGCCGGGCAGAGGCCTTACGAAAAATAAGTGTTATCAAAGAAGAAATTCGCGAGAAACAACAAAAGAATAAGGACCAGCAACGTATCAAGCGCTGTGAGGTCAAAGAGGCTAATGCCAAGAAGCGTTTCGAGGCAATTAAGACTAAAACCGCAAATGTAAAATCAGCTATAGATACAATTTTAGCTCGGGTAGAAAATTTTAAGGCAAAGAAGAATATCACGATTAAGAATGAAGAGGCTTTGAAGACTGACATCGTTACAAAATCTCAAGCGGTAGATGATGCGGTCGCGAGTATCAAGGCGACGGCCGCGGGCTTTTCGTGCCAGAATGATGATGCAGTAGAGCAGGTAGCCCTAATCAAGAGCCAGGTAGATGTCTACAAGGCAGCCATCAAGGTGTATCGACAATCAGTGAAGGCGTATTTCCAGGCAATTCTACAGGTCCTAGAAGGCAAAGAGACGAGCTCATCTAACGCTAGCCCATCTGTTACACTATCAGTATCGCCAAGCGTATCCCCACAAGGAGATTCACAATGAGGACTGCGCGCAGGGGCATTGGGGTAATCGAGGTCATTATTATTCTTGCCATTCTGGTCATCATAGGAGCATTAGTATTTGTTGCCTTAAAGCCGAAGCCCACTCGACAGACTTCGAGCAATACGAGTACGCAGTCAGTGCAATCAGCCAGTGATATCAAGGCGGCAGCGACCGAAATAGATCGTCAAGATATTGATGCTATCGATGCCGAGCTTGATTCGCTCACCAAAGATATTGGTAATCTCTAGCGAATCTTCATGCTCCGGGTGACGGATCATTGATCTGTGATACAATCGGTGCATGAAAAAATATATCCTTCCAGCCCTGTTTACATTGATTGTAGTCGGCATCATTGTGTTTGCGGTTCGTGCAGCGACGAATCCAGCTAATGACGCTAAGCCAGAAGAT
Encoded here:
- the rpmG gene encoding 50S ribosomal protein L33; this encodes MAKKQARQLIVLKNPETGTLYYTKKNATSTPDKLTMKKYDKKIRKVAEFVESKVKLG